The nucleotide sequence GCGAATTACATGGTTTTCCATATCCGCTACAAATAATGAATTTCCATTTCCGGTAATTCCATTAACATTTTTAAAACGGGCGTCAGTACCATTTGCATCCCAAAACCCTGAAAGCGACCATTGTGTACTACCTGCAAAAGCTTGATCAAATTTCCATATACGATGTAAATCAATAATATATATGTCATTATTATTATCAATGTATAGGTCAGTTGGTGTCCATAAACCACTTACTACAGTTGTTACCTGACCTCCTGATATTTTCCTGATACTGGAGTTTAGTTTGTCAGCAACATAAACATCGTTACCCTTAACGAAAACACCGTCTGGATAGTTGAATGTAGCAGAAAGGGCAGGGCCATCTGCACTTCCAGAAACACCCTGTTGCCCAGCAAAAGTACTTACTGTGCCACTTGGGTCTATTTTCCTGATCACATTGTTTCCCCTGTCAGAAACATATACATTACCACTTGCATCTACTGCAACATCTGAAGGAAACATAAACAATGCATTATCTTTATCTCCATCATTGTATCCTGAATAGGAAGTATATGATCCGGCTTTAACATCATGTTTACCTGCAAAAACATTCACAGATTGTGCATTTCCAAGATTTTGATAAGCACTGATTACTCGTATTACATGATTGTCAATATCAGCAACATAAATTTCGTCATTTGGTCCGACAGCAATTCCTGCTGGTTGATTGAATCGTGCAACTGTTGCACTGCCATCCATAAAACTGGCCAATCCAATACCACCAACTCGAATTCGTACCTCATCATTTGCTGCAATTATCATCGTAATAACACAATTGCCTTTTTCTGAAATCCACATATTCCCTTTACTGTCAAATGCAACACCATGGGGATTGTAGAATTTGGCTGATAATCGATTTGCAGGCACAGATGTATTGCCTGAAGATTGAGGTGTTCCAGCATAAGTTGAAACGGTCTGTGCCGATAATGAAAAGGATAATACGGTAAGAAAAAATAGTGTAAAACGTAATTTCATAAACATAGGTTTAGGTTAATTATTATGCGAAGATATTTTTTGCATATAACCTACCAAAATGAAACAATCAACAATTCAAGATGAGGAATTAAATGAGTACCATTCGTTTTATTGTGTAAAAGCCAAATAATCCTTTTGTTTTGCTAATAATTAATGGTCGTGAGAAGATATTAGATTCATTTTTCAAAAGTATTTTGGGTTCCATACAATCAGTATAATCGATTTTTAACTCCTCCTTGGGAATCGATTTTGCCAGTTGTTGAATTTCATCTCTATTCAGTCTTTCTGATGGGTGTAAATTATAATAATTGGCTAGTTCTTCAAAAGATGCATTTGAAATTTTACAAACTTTGACCATAGTAGTATAGGCATCCATGTTTTCATAATATACCTTTTCAATTTGATAGAAAGACGTATCGGTGTCTTTTACAGGGATTATTTGATTTAATAATAGAATCAGGAAAGTGAACCATATTCCAAATCCAATGAGGTTGTATCCTACAAAATGAATGATACCAGGCCAATAATTCTTCTTGAAATAATTGTATTGAAAGACGGCTCCAGTAATGGCAGACAACAATATTAGTAAAAAAATATGTGGCGTAGAAATAAGCATATTATCGATTATATAATAAATGAATAATATGCCGGGAAAGATTGATGATAAGATAATTGAGTATGACCAATGCCATCGTCTGTTTAAAAAATTACGTTTAATATGGTGTACTTCCTTTGATGCTTTTGCCAAGGAATAATCGCCATATTCGTTTAATGGATCCTGATTTAAGAGCGTACATAAGCGGTAGTATAAATTAGGAGCTTTATTTATAAAAGTGCGTGGATCTTCAAAAAAATGCTCAACTGACACTGCAAAAAATTCATGAATATTGGCCTTAGCATATCGTCTTAGAAAATAGTCTTTATCCATGACCATTTTCTCAAATTCAATTTCTTCCATATCTGCCCAGCTGTCATAAAAATCAGCAAAAAGATAATCATAGTTATCGCCAAAGAGATAATTGAACTCCAAGGCATGAGTCATTTCGTGTAAACCCAGATTGATTCTATCTTTTCGAGTTCCAAACCCTTCTAAGAAATGTTTGTAAGAAAGATTAATAAAATCCTGAGTTCCTGCATTTCCTTTATGATATTGGCCTGTTTGCCTGAAATAAAACGAGTCGGGGTAAACAAATATTTTTTTGAAAGAGGCAAAGAAATAGTTTTTCAAACCAAATGTTAACTGAATGGCAGCAGCTGAAATTAGAACTTGCGTATCCAGTGTAACCTCAAAGCCTTCCTTTCCAATAAATTTTTTTGAGTAAATAAATCGATTTATTCGATTCAGGAATTTCGCTTTTGAAGCTGGTTTCAATTTTCGATAATAGGGAATATGCTCCAGAAGTAGTTCGTCATAGTATTTCGCATCACCTTTTAATCTAAAATCTTCAGGAGATTTACTTTGCCTATTTACCCGATACCAGAATGCTATTTCTATTACTTTGTAATATATATATCTGGAAGGTTGATAGAAAATAATAATTACTAAAAAGACAATAATTTCCATGGAGTAGTTTGATATGAAGACTAAGGAATAATAAAGCTAAATTGTGTTTCAAGTTCAGAAGCTGTGTAACTGACAACTGTTACTTCTTTCATAACAACATCGTTTACAGGCCTGTCTGATACTCCTGTGGCTACATCTGCAATGCTATGAACTGCATTAATTCCATTTACTACGATACCAAAAACAGTATATAAGTTATCCAAGTGTGGGGTTCCATTTTTATTTTCGA is from Bacteroidota bacterium and encodes:
- a CDS encoding T9SS type A sorting domain-containing protein, with translation MKLRFTLFFLTVLSFSLSAQTVSTYAGTPQSSGNTSVPANRLSAKFYNPHGVAFDSKGNMWISEKGNCVITMIIAANDEVRIRVGGIGLASFMDGSATVARFNQPAGIAVGPNDEIYVADIDNHVIRVISAYQNLGNAQSVNVFAGKHDVKAGSYTSYSGYNDGDKDNALFMFPSDVAVDASGNVYVSDRGNNVIRKIDPSGTVSTFAGQQGVSGSADGPALSATFNYPDGVFVKGNDVYVADKLNSSIRKISGGQVTTVVSGLWTPTDLYIDNNNDIYIIDLHRIWKFDQAFAGSTQWSLSGFWDANGTDARFKNVNGITGNGNSLFVADMENHVIRRITDCGGWSASISTNGYLLTANNGKSYKWFKDGNEISGASSQSYTVSSTGNYKVVVENNDGCLATSTETYINYVSINEITFLKHLEYYPNPADDKLHLKIELNSRIQVSISIQDITGKEIERLESGKIQNLNKVIDLSNLKTGLYFLTIDSEEGRISKKIMKK